The following proteins are co-located in the Alcaligenes faecalis genome:
- the metF gene encoding methylenetetrahydrofolate reductase [NAD(P)H] has protein sequence MSNKQTLSLEFFPPRDIAAQEKLVRTAKTLMGLNPAYVSMTFGAGGSTRAGTVDAVALLQKLGFDVAPHLSCIGTAPAQLSEMLDNYRDQGIRRIVALRGDLPSGMGGDAGELRYASDLVAFIRKNYGEHFHIEVAAYPEMHPQATGFGDDLGHFVNKVNAGAHGAITQYFFNPDSYFSFVERAQAQGVTIPITPGIMPITNSSQLLRFSTMCGAEVPRWIRLRLADFGDDRASIRAFGIDVVARLCQDLLDGGAPGIHMYTLNGADASMAILPNLTWR, from the coding sequence ATGAGCAACAAGCAAACCTTGAGCCTGGAGTTTTTCCCGCCGCGAGACATCGCGGCGCAGGAAAAACTGGTGCGCACCGCCAAGACCTTAATGGGCTTGAACCCCGCCTATGTCAGCATGACGTTTGGAGCCGGTGGCTCCACGCGGGCTGGCACAGTCGATGCGGTGGCACTGCTGCAAAAACTGGGTTTTGATGTGGCACCGCACTTGTCGTGCATTGGTACGGCACCGGCGCAGCTTAGCGAGATGCTGGACAATTACCGCGACCAGGGCATACGACGTATCGTGGCCCTGCGCGGTGACTTGCCCTCGGGTATGGGGGGCGATGCGGGCGAGCTGCGCTATGCCAGCGATCTGGTGGCCTTCATTCGTAAAAACTACGGCGAGCATTTCCATATCGAAGTGGCCGCCTACCCTGAGATGCACCCCCAGGCTACAGGTTTTGGGGACGACCTGGGTCACTTTGTGAACAAGGTCAACGCAGGGGCGCATGGCGCGATCACGCAGTACTTCTTCAATCCGGACTCCTACTTCAGCTTTGTGGAACGGGCCCAGGCCCAAGGCGTTACGATTCCGATCACGCCGGGCATCATGCCCATTACCAACTCGTCCCAGTTGCTGCGTTTCTCGACCATGTGTGGTGCAGAAGTACCGCGCTGGATTCGTTTGCGTCTGGCTGACTTTGGCGATGATCGCGCGTCGATTCGTGCTTTTGGTATCGATGTGGTGGCACGCTTGTGTCAGGACCTGTTGGACGGTGGTGCGCCCGGTATTCACATGTACACCCTGAACGGGGCTGATGCGAGCATGGCTATCTTGCCGAATCTGACCTGGCGCTAG
- a CDS encoding 5-formyltetrahydrofolate cyclo-ligase, translating to MIQNVEHNAAALRTRLKDLRAGQPAIDTNRGALLIRGRLFTWLATNRSRLREQGRTEPTTIAAFWPMAEEPDLRPLLLQWVEEEGINVCLPVVKEADAPLSFVEWTPETEMEKGRYGIEIPISNKTLQPDIVLVPTLGYTRQGDRLGYGKGYYDRTLAALKEQNHAFTSIGIAWAVGDLSGQSYQPAPHDQRLDSILTDKGWAVPAPEL from the coding sequence ATGATTCAGAATGTAGAGCATAACGCAGCCGCGCTGCGCACGCGACTAAAAGACCTGCGTGCAGGACAGCCCGCCATCGACACCAACCGGGGCGCTTTGCTGATCCGGGGCCGCCTGTTTACCTGGCTGGCCACCAATCGCAGCCGCCTGCGCGAACAAGGCCGTACCGAACCCACCACCATTGCCGCGTTCTGGCCGATGGCCGAAGAACCGGACCTGCGCCCCTTGCTGCTTCAATGGGTGGAAGAAGAAGGCATCAATGTCTGTCTGCCTGTAGTTAAAGAAGCCGATGCCCCATTGAGCTTTGTCGAGTGGACACCCGAGACCGAAATGGAAAAGGGGCGCTACGGCATCGAAATCCCGATTTCCAACAAGACCCTGCAACCGGACATTGTCCTGGTCCCCACTCTGGGCTATACCCGCCAGGGTGATCGCTTGGGATACGGAAAAGGATACTACGACCGAACCTTGGCGGCGCTGAAAGAACAAAACCATGCTTTTACCAGCATTGGTATTGCCTGGGCCGTGGGCGACCTGTCGGGCCAATCCTACCAACCCGCCCCGCATGACCAACGCCTGGACAGTATTCTGACCGATAAAGGCTGGGCGGTACCCGCGCCGGAGCTGTAA